Proteins from a genomic interval of Thunnus maccoyii chromosome 1, fThuMac1.1, whole genome shotgun sequence:
- the LOC121882887 gene encoding excitatory amino acid transporter 3-like, whose protein sequence is MDASQRSYDSGFDIRYCFTNRKKFWKYIMDNIFMVSSLAAVVLGIIIGLIVKTQFSISDVDQLYIGFPGEILMRMLQMVTAPLIVTSVITGVSGLSVNTSRKIAARAAVYFVSTTLISVTIGMILVLLVKPGAALTASKSDTEEEEQFSTVDALLDLVRNMVPENLVQACFQQYKTDRLEYEVHTFEPNSSVETNHTEVQLVDHYVDGSNTLGLIVCSFIFGLTLKTMGERGKALVELLSILNEATKYVVDLILCYLPAGVMFMIASHVVEVHDWETTYKLGKFMAVVVIGLIIHAVIVLPTVYLLWVRRNPWTVIKAVSPALLTAVLISSSSATLPLTFQCCEERNNIDRRISRFMLPIGTNVNMDGTALYEVVAAVFIAQLTHINLDLSQLITLGVTAAVSSIGAAGIPATGAVTTLFVLTAIGLPAKEASILVVVEWLLDRCNTVVNVLGDCIGVALVDQLSKRELEKMEEYEQGSTRSDIDADGHVQDGEVHISSAGSFVTI, encoded by the exons ATGGATGCTTCTCAGAGAAGTTATGATTCTGGTTTCGACATCAGATACTGTTTCACCAACAGGAAGAAATTCTGGAAATACATTATGGACAACATATTTATGGTTTCCAGTCTGGCTGCTGTTGTCCTTG GGATCATTATCGGCTTGATTGTCAAGACCCAGTTCAGTATTTCAGACGTTGACCAACTCTACATCGGCTTCCCAGGAGAAATACTCATGCGGATGCTTCAGATGGTTACTGCTCCCCTCATTGTGACTAGCGTGATAACAG GGGTTTCTGGTCTAAGTGTTAACACCTCCAGAAAAATAGCTGCGCGTGCTGCAGTATACTTTGTCTCCACAACTCTTATATCTGTGACCATCG GAATGATATTGGTGTTGTTGGTCAAGCCAGGGGCTGCTCTCACTGCGAGTAAAAGTgatacagaggaagaggaacagTTCTCCACTGTGGACGCCTTGTTGGATCTAGTACG GAACATGGTGCCGGAGAATCTGGTTCAGGCTTGCTTCCAGcag TACAAGACTGACAGGCTGGAGTATGAAGTTCACACGTTTGAGCCAAATTCTAGCGTGGAAACG AACCACACTGAAGTGCAGCTGGTGGACCACTACGTTGATGGATCCAACACGCTGGGCCTCATTGTGTGTTCTTTTATTTTCGGACTGACCCTTAAGACGatgggagaaagagggaaggcCCTTGTGGAGCTTCTTAGCATCCTCAACGAGGCCACAAAATATGTGGTTGACTTGATCCTGTG CTACTTGCCTGCGGGAGTGATGTTCATGATTGCAAGCCACGTTGTTGAGGTTCACGACTGGGAAACTACTTACAAACTCGGAAAGTTCATGGCAGTGGTTGTTATTGG GCTCATAATTCATGCAGTAATTGTTCTGCCAACGGTCTATCTTCTGTGGGTGAGACGTAACCCCTGGACAGTCATTAAGGCGGTTTCTCCTGCCTTACTAACTGCAGTGCTCATCTCATCCAG CTCTGCCACGCTGCCGCTTACTTTCCAATGTTGTGAGGAGAGAAATAACATTGACCGGAGAATTTCCCGCTTCATGCTGCCCATTGGGACCAATGTTAACATGGACGGAACAGCCCTTTATGAAGTGgttgcagctgttttcattgcCCAACTCACCCACATCAATCTGGATTTGAGCCAGTTAATCACCCTAGG AGTGACAGCAGCAGTCTCCAGCATTGGAGCAGCGGGGATCCCAGCTACGGGAGCGGTCACCACTCTCTTTGTTTTGACTGCAATCGGTTTACCTGCGAAGGAAGCTTCCATTTTGGTGGTGGTAGAATGGCTCCT AGACCGCTGCAACACCGTTGTCAACGTCCTCGGAGACTGCATAGGCGTGGCACTCGTTGATCAACTGTCCAAAAGAGAACTGGAAAAAATGGAGGAATATGAACAGGGCAGTACAAG GTCTGACATTGATGCTGACGGGCACGTCCAGGATGGAGAGGTCCATATCAGCAGCGCAGGCTCTTTTGTGACTATTTAG